A stretch of Enterobacter cloacae complex sp. ECNIH7 DNA encodes these proteins:
- a CDS encoding DcrB family lipoprotein gives MRNLVKYVGIGLLVVGLAACDNSDTKTPAQGASAESNATGQPVNLMDGKLSFSLPADMTDQSGKLGTQANNMHVYSDATGQKAVIVIVGDDTSEDLAVLSKRLEDQQRGRDPQLQVVTNKSIELKGHTLQQLDSIISAKGQTAYSSVVLGKVDNKLLTLQITLPAEDQQKAQTAAENIINTIVIQ, from the coding sequence ATGCGCAATCTGGTTAAATATGTCGGGATTGGCCTGCTGGTTGTGGGTCTTGCAGCCTGTGATAACAGCGACACGAAAACGCCTGCTCAGGGCGCATCCGCAGAGAGCAACGCGACCGGCCAGCCGGTGAATCTGATGGATGGCAAACTCAGCTTCTCTCTGCCAGCCGATATGACCGATCAGAGCGGCAAGCTGGGCACCCAGGCGAACAACATGCACGTTTACTCCGACGCAACCGGGCAGAAAGCGGTCATTGTGATTGTGGGCGACGACACCAGCGAAGATCTGGCCGTCCTGTCCAAACGTCTGGAAGATCAGCAGCGCGGCCGCGATCCGCAGCTGCAGGTCGTGACCAATAAATCCATCGAGCTGAAAGGCCACACGCTGCAACAGCTCGACAGCATCATCTCTGCAAAAGGCCAGACCGCATACTCTTCTGTGGTGCTGGGCAAGGTTGATAACAAACTGCTGACCCTGCAGATCACCCTGCCAGCCGAAGATCAGCAGAAAGCGCAGACGGCTGCTGAAAACATTATTAACACCATCGTGATCCAGTAA
- a CDS encoding YhgN family NAAT transporter, with amino-acid sequence MSEIISAAVLLILIMDPLGNLPIFMSVLKHTEPKRRRAIMIRELLIALLLMFIFLFAGEKILAFLNLRAETVSISGGIILFLIAIKMIFPSAEGSSSGLPAGEEPFIVPLAIPLVAGPTILATLMLLSHQYPNQMSHLVIALLIAWGGTFIILLQSSLFLRLLGEKGVNALERLMGLILVMMATQMFLDGIRAWMKG; translated from the coding sequence ATGAGTGAAATCATTTCCGCGGCGGTTTTATTGATCCTGATTATGGATCCACTGGGAAACCTGCCTATCTTCATGTCGGTGCTGAAGCACACCGAGCCGAAGCGCCGCCGGGCGATCATGATCCGCGAGCTGCTCATCGCCCTGCTGCTGATGTTTATCTTCCTGTTTGCCGGTGAGAAAATTCTCGCATTCCTCAACCTGCGCGCCGAAACCGTTTCGATTTCCGGCGGGATTATTCTGTTCCTGATTGCCATTAAGATGATTTTCCCGAGCGCGGAAGGCAGCAGCAGCGGCCTGCCCGCGGGTGAAGAGCCGTTTATCGTGCCGCTGGCGATTCCACTCGTCGCAGGGCCGACCATTCTGGCCACGCTGATGCTGCTGTCGCATCAGTATCCGAACCAGATGAGCCATCTGGTGATTGCCCTGCTGATCGCCTGGGGCGGGACGTTTATCATCCTGCTGCAGTCGTCGCTGTTCCTGCGCCTGCTGGGTGAGAAAGGGGTGAACGCGCTGGAGCGCCTGATGGGGCTGATTCTGGTGATGATGGCAACGCAGATGTTCCTGGACGGGATCAGGGCGTGGATGAAGGGATGA
- the tusA gene encoding sulfurtransferase TusA: MTDLFSSPDHTLDAQGLRCPEPVMMVRKTVRNMQTGETLLIIADDPATTRDIPGFCTFMEHELVAQQTEALPYRYLIRKG; encoded by the coding sequence ATGACCGACCTGTTTTCCAGCCCAGACCACACTCTTGATGCCCAGGGCCTTCGCTGCCCGGAGCCGGTAATGATGGTACGCAAAACCGTGCGCAACATGCAGACCGGTGAAACGCTGCTGATTATTGCCGACGACCCGGCCACGACCCGCGATATTCCCGGCTTTTGTACCTTTATGGAGCATGAACTGGTGGCACAGCAGACCGAAGCGCTGCCGTACCGGTATTTGATTCGTAAGGGGTAG
- a CDS encoding 7-cyano-7-deazaguanine/7-aminomethyl-7-deazaguanine transporter, producing the protein MTSFSESQRVKALFWLSLFHLLVITSSNYLVQLPISIFGFHTTWGAFSFPFIFLATDLTVRIFGAPLARRIIFSVMLPALFISYVVSSLFYMGSWQGFEALTHFNLFVARIAAASFMAYALGQILDVHVFNRLRQNHRWWMAPTASTLFGNVSDTLAFFFIAFWRSPDAFMAEHWMEIALVDYCFKVLISIVFFLPMYGVLLNMLLKRLADKSEITALQAG; encoded by the coding sequence ATGACGTCGTTTTCTGAATCACAGCGCGTAAAAGCGTTGTTCTGGCTTTCGCTTTTCCATTTGCTGGTGATCACCTCCAGCAACTATCTGGTGCAGCTCCCGATCTCCATCTTTGGTTTTCACACCACCTGGGGCGCATTCAGCTTCCCGTTTATTTTCCTCGCGACGGATTTGACCGTGCGTATCTTTGGCGCACCGCTGGCTCGCCGTATTATTTTTTCGGTCATGCTCCCGGCGCTGTTCATCTCGTACGTGGTTTCGTCTCTGTTTTATATGGGAAGCTGGCAGGGCTTTGAGGCGTTAACCCACTTCAACCTGTTTGTTGCCCGTATCGCTGCCGCAAGCTTTATGGCCTACGCGCTGGGGCAGATCCTCGACGTGCACGTGTTTAACCGCCTGCGTCAGAATCATCGCTGGTGGATGGCGCCAACCGCCTCCACGCTGTTCGGTAACGTGAGCGATACGCTGGCCTTCTTCTTCATCGCCTTCTGGCGCAGCCCGGATGCGTTCATGGCCGAACACTGGATGGAAATCGCGCTGGTGGACTACTGCTTCAAGGTCCTCATCAGCATTGTTTTCTTCCTGCCGATGTACGGCGTGCTGCTCAATATGCTGCTGAAAAGGCTGGCAGATAAATCTGAAATCACGGCATTGCAGGCTGGTTAA